The Betta splendens chromosome 4, fBetSpl5.4, whole genome shotgun sequence genome contains a region encoding:
- the LOC114853675 gene encoding mucin-2-like, with amino-acid sequence MNTTTPASTGDAAFVTTPLTTTKTTSTAPPTTPETTTTAPPTSPETTIPASTSDAAFVTTPLTTTTAAPTTPETTTTAASTTPERTTTAPPTSPETTILASTGDAPFVTTPLTTTPTTTPPTTPDTTTPASTSDAAFVTSLLTTTTAPPTTPETTTTAASTTPETTTTAPPATPDTTAPASTGDAPFVTTPLTTTTTTAPPTTLDTTNTIPHTTPETTTTAPPTSPDKNTTAPPTSPETTTPALTSDAPFVTTLLTTTITAPPTTPDTNTTAPPTTPETTTTAASTTPETTTTAPPAMPDTTTSASTADAAFVTTPLTTTTTTASPTTTDTTTPASTSDAPFVTTPVSTTNTSPATTAAGPTNTTAQVIQSLAHLELKLTSIGLISNVTIIGYINQFIQSHLPSGTPFTLNVTKFQIL; translated from the exons aTGAATACAACTACCCCAGCTTCAACTGGTGATGCAGCGtttgtcacaactccattgacaacaacaaaaaccactagcactgctccacccaccacacctgaaaccactaccactgctccacccacctcaCCTGAAACAACTATCCCGGCTTCAACCAGTGATGCAGCGtttgtcacaactccattgACAACAACCACTGCTgcacccaccacacctgaaaccactaccactgctgcatccaccacacctgaaagaactaccactgctccacccacctcaCCTGAAACAACTATCCTGGCTTCAACTGGTGATGCCCCCtttgtcacaactccattgACAACAACACCTACCACTACTCCACCCACTACACCGGATACAACTACCCCGGCTTCAACTAGTGATGCAGCGTTTGTCACAAGTCTATtgacaactaccactgctccacccaccacacctgaaaccacTACCACTGCCGcatccaccacacctgaaacaactaccactgctccaccagccACGCCTGACACAACTGCCCCAGCTTCAACTGGTGATGCACCCtttgtcacaactccattgacaacaacaactaccactgctccacccacaaCACTGGATACAACTAACACTATTCCACACACCAcgcctgaaacaactaccactgctccacccacctcaCCTGATAAAaataccactgctccacccacctcacctgaaacaactaccccGGCTTTAACCAGTGATGCACCATTTGTCACCACTCTattgacaacaacaataactgctccacccaccacaccagATACAaataccactgctccacccaccacacctgaaaccactaccactgctgcatccaccacacctgaaacaactaccactgctccaccagccATGCCTGACACAACTACGTCAGCTTCAACTGCTGATGCAGCGtttgtcacaactccattgacaacaacaactaccactgcttcACCCACCACAACGGATACAACTACCCCAGCTTCGACCAGTGATGCACCATTTGTCACAACTCCAGTgtcaacaacaaacacatctcCAGCAACCACAGCTGCAGGACCGACTAACACAACAGCTCAAG TAATACAATCACTGGCACACCTGGAGCTAAAGCTCACGTCCATTGGATTGATCAGCAATGTGACCATCATTGGCTACATAAATCAG TTTATCCAGTCTCACCTTCCGAGTGGAACACCCTTCACTCTGAATGTGACAAAGTTTCAAATACTGTAG